Proteins found in one Halobaculum sp. MBLA0147 genomic segment:
- a CDS encoding CopD family protein: MSITTTLAYAFHTLFAGAWTGAIVFTTWRLLPLARDGDLSTAVLSSVASGLAIFSRTSALVLPATGLWMVWTQYGDLSGLTVPPRGHAVLTMVVLWFAMTGLTEVGTARIREAVDAGKVRTAGREADTFLKAAGGIGVVLLLLGGYLSGPPL, translated from the coding sequence GTGAGTATCACGACGACTCTCGCGTACGCGTTCCACACGCTGTTCGCCGGCGCGTGGACGGGTGCAATCGTGTTCACGACGTGGCGACTGCTGCCGCTGGCGCGCGACGGCGATCTCTCGACCGCGGTCCTGTCGAGTGTCGCGAGCGGGCTCGCGATCTTCTCGCGGACCAGCGCACTGGTGTTGCCAGCGACGGGGCTGTGGATGGTCTGGACGCAGTACGGCGATCTCTCGGGACTCACCGTCCCGCCACGGGGCCACGCGGTCCTGACGATGGTCGTGTTGTGGTTCGCGATGACCGGCCTCACCGAGGTCGGGACCGCCCGCATCCGCGAGGCCGTCGACGCCGGGAAGGTCAGGACCGCCGGCCGTGAGGCGGACACGTTCCTGAAGGCCGCGGGCGGTATCGGCGTCGTCTTGCTCCTCCTCGGTGGCTACCTCTCCGGGCCGCCGCTGTGA
- a CDS encoding SPFH domain-containing protein, whose amino-acid sequence MVPVPLQSGFSVVLVGLLFLLLAVITVWQSVVIVDAYEKKAKTVFGQFDTLLEPGINFVEPFVSNTHAFDMRTQTLDVPRQEAITRDNSPVTADAVVYIKVMDAKKAFLEVEDYKTAVSNLAQTTLRAVLGDMDLDDTLNKRQEINARIRKELDEPTDEWGIRVESVEVREVNPSKDVQQAMEQQTSAERKRRAMILEAQGERRSAIEEAEGEKESNIIRAQGEKQSQILEAQGDAISTVLRAKSAQSMGERAIIERGMETLESIGQGESTTFVLPQELTSLVGRYGKTLSGSDVQESEGLDSLDFGEETREMLGLDDIDEIIGQLDDIEEMGNGSPDGEEAIADMDEVVGDGEESIESPENVIDDADGSPVEGGPDEELETELE is encoded by the coding sequence ATGGTCCCTGTACCACTGCAGTCCGGGTTCAGCGTGGTGCTGGTCGGACTCCTGTTCCTGTTGCTGGCAGTGATCACAGTGTGGCAGTCCGTGGTGATCGTCGACGCCTACGAGAAGAAGGCGAAGACGGTGTTCGGGCAGTTCGACACGCTGTTGGAGCCGGGTATCAACTTCGTCGAGCCGTTCGTCTCGAACACGCACGCCTTCGACATGCGGACACAGACACTCGACGTGCCGCGTCAGGAGGCGATCACGCGGGACAACTCCCCGGTGACCGCCGACGCCGTCGTCTACATCAAGGTGATGGACGCGAAGAAGGCGTTCCTCGAGGTGGAAGACTACAAGACGGCCGTCTCGAACCTCGCCCAGACGACGCTGCGGGCGGTACTGGGCGACATGGACCTCGACGACACGCTCAACAAGCGTCAGGAGATCAACGCACGCATCCGGAAGGAGCTGGACGAACCCACCGACGAGTGGGGGATCCGCGTGGAGTCCGTCGAGGTGCGAGAGGTCAACCCCTCGAAGGACGTCCAGCAGGCGATGGAGCAACAGACCTCCGCCGAGCGGAAGCGGCGGGCGATGATCCTCGAGGCGCAGGGTGAACGGCGCTCCGCCATCGAGGAGGCGGAGGGTGAGAAGGAGTCGAACATCATCCGCGCCCAAGGGGAGAAGCAGAGTCAGATCCTCGAGGCGCAGGGTGACGCGATCTCGACGGTGCTGCGCGCGAAGTCGGCACAGTCGATGGGCGAGCGGGCGATCATCGAGCGCGGGATGGAGACGCTGGAGTCCATCGGTCAGGGCGAGTCGACGACGTTCGTCCTCCCGCAGGAGCTCACTTCGCTCGTCGGCCGCTACGGGAAGACGCTGAGCGGCTCCGACGTGCAGGAGTCCGAGGGGCTCGACTCGCTGGACTTCGGCGAGGAGACCCGCGAGATGCTCGGGTTGGACGACATCGACGAGATCATCGGCCAACTCGACGACATCGAGGAGATGGGCAACGGCTCGCCCGACGGCGAGGAGGCCATCGCGGACATGGACGAGGTCGTCGGCGACGGCGAGGAGTCTATCGAGTCTCCCGAGAACGTGATCGACGACGCCGACGGCTCCCCCGTCGAGGGCGGCCCCGACGAGGAGTTGGAGACGGAACTGGAGTGA
- a CDS encoding ankyrin repeat domain-containing protein: protein MTDESDDLYRSTEIESAIRRGDKPEYDELIDDTDLDHRSGNGSTLLHKATIAGEREIVADLIERGIDIDAVNDAGKTALHRAIEEGYVDIAHDLLDNGARVDIGDVYEVEPLLHAVAESYYDLAERILERGGDPTHENVADISPLSHAREVKSQEYVDLLEAYVDQE from the coding sequence ATGACTGACGAGAGTGACGATTTGTACCGAAGCACTGAGATCGAATCTGCAATCCGTCGGGGGGACAAACCGGAGTACGACGAACTGATCGACGACACTGATCTCGATCACAGATCTGGAAACGGCAGCACGTTGCTCCACAAGGCGACCATCGCAGGGGAACGTGAAATTGTCGCAGATCTCATCGAACGGGGAATCGACATCGACGCAGTGAACGACGCTGGCAAGACGGCACTTCACAGGGCAATAGAGGAGGGGTACGTCGATATTGCCCACGATCTGCTCGACAACGGCGCACGAGTGGATATCGGAGACGTGTACGAGGTAGAACCTCTCCTCCACGCGGTAGCGGAGTCGTACTACGATCTCGCCGAACGGATTCTGGAACGCGGTGGTGATCCAACCCACGAGAACGTAGCCGATATCAGTCCACTGAGTCACGCTCGGGAGGTGAAGTCGCAAGAGTACGTCGACCTTCTGGAAGCGTACGTCGATCAAGAGTAA
- a CDS encoding DUF4157 domain-containing protein: MGHQALRDRGKAPEADSGQSNESDGPQRWPSRASVGPTTVGPTTKEDIEEYYGREISSVDELQELQRLEKGYGGQVLRWIDEGMPIGAMGHKTKMQRFRERKGTPIPWDIEHFNRLSRMDNTGKVNRDRRRGPDGDTGVPDSVREVLSSPGRSLDPAVQRAVEDRMGESFDDVRVHTGPKAAEAADEIDARAFTVGTHVVFGAGEYDPESAEGQHVLVHELAHVRQQTGGAVSLLPRDAELDPEVAGTVGQGPRESGATVQRLLAGSALGVDALGATPVYLQRSERQPRRDNGEFGEIDWGECEEKRFGRQRRPEYDEPGQRREVWERAKRKADNGVVVDPNTRQPLGTFEDYGDSWEMGHKPGREYRYLVDYYLLGVISEEEFLSEYHDPEHYRPEAPSANRSHEFEEEGEYWADKWGDLEEHKDD; this comes from the coding sequence ATGGGACACCAGGCACTGCGCGACCGAGGGAAGGCACCCGAGGCGGACAGTGGACAGTCCAACGAGAGCGACGGCCCACAACGATGGCCGTCGCGCGCCAGCGTTGGTCCGACTACCGTTGGCCCGACGACGAAAGAAGACATCGAGGAGTACTACGGCCGGGAGATCTCGAGCGTCGACGAGCTCCAGGAACTCCAGCGGCTGGAGAAGGGGTACGGCGGGCAGGTTCTGCGGTGGATCGACGAGGGGATGCCCATCGGCGCGATGGGTCACAAGACCAAGATGCAGCGGTTCCGCGAGCGAAAGGGAACCCCGATTCCCTGGGACATCGAGCACTTCAACCGCCTCTCGCGGATGGACAACACCGGCAAGGTCAACAGAGATCGGCGTCGTGGGCCCGACGGCGACACCGGCGTCCCCGACTCCGTGCGCGAGGTACTCTCGTCACCCGGCCGGTCGCTCGATCCGGCGGTCCAGCGTGCCGTCGAAGACCGGATGGGCGAGTCGTTCGACGACGTGCGGGTTCACACTGGCCCGAAGGCAGCCGAAGCGGCCGACGAGATCGACGCGCGGGCATTCACCGTCGGCACCCACGTCGTGTTCGGTGCCGGCGAGTACGATCCCGAATCGGCCGAGGGGCAACACGTCTTGGTCCACGAGTTGGCGCACGTTCGCCAGCAGACGGGCGGGGCGGTGTCACTGCTCCCGCGTGACGCCGAACTCGATCCAGAGGTCGCTGGAACTGTCGGTCAGGGTCCGCGGGAGAGTGGTGCGACGGTCCAGCGTCTCCTCGCCGGGAGCGCACTCGGCGTCGACGCGCTGGGTGCCACGCCCGTGTACCTCCAGCGGTCCGAACGACAGCCACGGCGCGACAACGGCGAATTCGGCGAGATCGACTGGGGGGAGTGCGAGGAGAAGCGGTTCGGTCGACAGCGGCGGCCGGAGTACGACGAACCGGGACAGAGACGTGAAGTCTGGGAACGTGCCAAGCGGAAGGCAGACAACGGCGTTGTCGTGGACCCGAACACACGTCAACCACTGGGCACGTTCGAGGATTACGGTGACTCGTGGGAGATGGGCCACAAACCGGGTCGCGAGTACCGGTACCTCGTGGATTACTACCTTCTCGGTGTAATATCTGAGGAAGAATTCCTGTCCGAGTATCATGACCCAGAACACTATCGCCCCGAGGCCCCTAGCGCAAACAGGAGTCATGAGTTCGAAGAGGAAGGAGAGTATTGGGCGGACAAGTGGGGCGATCTGGAGGAACACAAAGATGACTGA
- a CDS encoding winged helix-turn-helix domain-containing protein: MTTGSGERLWEGDVNEAAVEEWVDETTAFDRVRTVAETTSDPQSASEVADRARVSEPTARKYLESLLEAGLVTAVSTGNGTRYVRSPQSLAVDRIASIHREHTRDEIGSAIERFRDELAALRDTYGVADADALVDRLDADETGWQDVHRWRETEERLAVARAALALYDFDPDDTRTAVTRLAYAGHADGDRGAFASGTDESTTGNDESTA, translated from the coding sequence ATGACGACCGGCTCGGGAGAACGACTCTGGGAAGGTGACGTGAACGAGGCGGCGGTCGAGGAGTGGGTCGACGAGACGACGGCGTTCGACCGTGTGCGAACCGTCGCCGAGACGACGAGTGATCCGCAGTCTGCGAGTGAGGTTGCCGACAGGGCTCGTGTCAGCGAACCGACAGCACGGAAGTACCTGGAGAGCCTCCTCGAGGCGGGCTTGGTCACCGCCGTGTCGACCGGTAACGGGACGCGGTACGTCAGGTCGCCACAGTCGTTGGCCGTCGACCGGATCGCGTCGATCCACCGCGAGCACACGAGAGACGAGATCGGTAGCGCCATCGAGCGGTTCCGCGACGAGCTGGCGGCGCTCCGGGACACGTACGGCGTCGCCGACGCGGACGCTCTGGTCGACCGGCTCGATGCGGACGAGACCGGGTGGCAGGACGTGCATCGCTGGCGCGAGACGGAAGAGCGGTTGGCGGTGGCCCGGGCGGCACTCGCGCTGTACGATTTCGACCCCGACGACACTCGGACGGCGGTGACTCGTCTCGCGTACGCCGGGCACGCCGACGGCGACCGCGGAGCGTTCGCCTCGGGGACCGACGAGTCCACCACCGGGAACGACGAGTCGACCGCCTGA
- a CDS encoding Hvo_1808 family surface protein gives MSRTRAAATLVACLLLVVAGCAGAPGADGDWVAGTESTSGDTPTEAPDGETPADSANGDANGDTDGESTTDERPADRLGVEGGVRATDDLAVTPADGLNETELAAVVNRTMARVELIRQLEFRESVPVEVISREEYRERNVFSREVPPRVESFRSQVWEAQFVVGEDESVAEKFDALYGGAVAGYYSPGSDQIVIVSDSETPRLDRTTLAHELVHALQDQHFEYRRTDTRDGRLAAQGLTEGDARYVDTLYDERCREEWDCVPKPESGGGSGGQIDPALFVAIYQPYADGSGFVHALRQRGGWAAVNDAYENYPVSTEQTIHPDTYPDEEVREVTVPDRSNRRWNRIDARGQGERLGELGVYTTLWAGQAIDRERYYQSDGDYSSRTYAVGASEGWAGDRLVPYRNGEETGYVWRLAWDSRRDARQFVDAYERLVRLRLGGREVREGVFRVADGGFADAFRVERRGKTVVIVNAPTVADLDRVHEAR, from the coding sequence GTGTCACGAACACGTGCGGCGGCGACGCTGGTCGCCTGTCTGCTCCTCGTGGTGGCGGGCTGTGCCGGGGCGCCGGGGGCCGACGGCGACTGGGTGGCCGGCACGGAGTCGACCTCGGGTGACACCCCCACCGAGGCGCCGGACGGCGAGACGCCCGCCGACTCGGCGAACGGGGACGCGAACGGCGACACAGACGGCGAGTCGACCACCGACGAGCGGCCGGCGGACCGCCTGGGCGTCGAGGGTGGCGTCCGGGCGACGGACGATCTCGCGGTGACCCCCGCCGACGGCCTCAACGAGACGGAGCTCGCGGCCGTCGTGAACCGCACGATGGCGCGGGTCGAACTGATCCGCCAGTTGGAGTTCCGGGAGTCGGTCCCCGTCGAGGTGATCTCCCGCGAGGAGTACCGCGAGCGCAACGTCTTCTCGCGGGAGGTGCCGCCGCGCGTCGAGTCGTTCCGGAGTCAGGTGTGGGAGGCGCAGTTCGTCGTCGGCGAGGACGAGTCCGTCGCCGAGAAGTTCGACGCCCTCTACGGCGGTGCCGTCGCGGGCTACTACTCCCCCGGCAGCGACCAGATCGTGATCGTCTCCGACAGCGAGACGCCACGTCTCGACCGCACCACCCTCGCTCACGAGTTGGTCCACGCGCTCCAGGATCAGCACTTCGAGTACCGGCGGACGGACACTCGCGACGGCCGGTTGGCCGCACAGGGGCTCACGGAGGGTGACGCCCGCTACGTCGACACACTGTACGACGAGCGCTGCCGCGAGGAGTGGGACTGTGTCCCGAAACCGGAGAGCGGCGGCGGGAGCGGCGGGCAGATCGACCCGGCGCTGTTCGTCGCCATCTACCAGCCGTACGCCGACGGCTCCGGCTTCGTCCACGCCCTGCGCCAGCGGGGCGGGTGGGCGGCCGTGAACGACGCCTACGAGAACTACCCCGTCTCGACGGAACAGACGATCCACCCGGACACCTACCCCGACGAGGAGGTCCGCGAGGTGACCGTCCCGGACCGCTCGAACCGACGGTGGAACCGGATCGACGCCCGCGGGCAGGGTGAACGACTCGGCGAACTCGGGGTCTACACGACGCTGTGGGCCGGGCAGGCGATCGACCGCGAGCGGTACTACCAGTCCGACGGCGACTACTCCTCCCGGACGTACGCCGTCGGCGCCAGCGAGGGGTGGGCGGGCGACCGCCTCGTCCCGTACCGGAACGGCGAGGAGACCGGCTACGTCTGGCGACTCGCGTGGGACAGTCGCCGCGACGCTCGACAGTTCGTCGACGCCTACGAGCGGCTGGTGCGGCTCCGACTCGGCGGTCGCGAGGTGCGCGAGGGCGTGTTCCGCGTCGCGGACGGCGGCTTCGCGGACGCCTTCCGGGTGGAACGCCGCGGGAAGACGGTCGTGATCGTCAACGCGCCGACGGTGGCGGATCTCGACCGCGTCCACGAGGCGCGGTAG
- a CDS encoding ArsA family ATPase → MDDIDVEPVSEIDDSTDETAPSRVGAAIQMSGDEDPGDDDLETTVDGEALVTTDTPEYVLYGGKGGVGKTTCSAATALASAASGTPTLVVSTDPAHSLSDTLQAEIPPEPARIREDVPLYAAEIDPDQAVEEGMFGAGMAGGGAGGSGADGSGPGGGGAGGGGEGGAGAGAAAGNPLGGLGQLGDAAGEGPMAGLLDGSMPGADEAAAMRQLLEHLDDPRFDRVVVDTAPTGHTLRLLQLPELLDSMVGRVVKLRQQFSGMMDGVKGMFGMGDDEDVPEPDLDELRDRIERLRATLRDPDQTDFRVVMVPEEMSVVESERLVERLDEFEIPVNTLVVNRVMEDPEDVAGSETTDVGLDEEWVVTPSLDSCEFCQRRWDVQRDALRRASDLYRGREVKRVPLLAEEVRGEDALGVVAACLA, encoded by the coding sequence ATGGACGACATCGACGTGGAGCCCGTGTCGGAGATCGACGACTCCACGGACGAGACGGCCCCCTCCCGAGTCGGCGCGGCGATCCAGATGTCCGGCGACGAGGACCCCGGGGACGACGATCTCGAGACGACCGTCGACGGGGAGGCGTTGGTGACGACCGACACCCCCGAGTACGTGCTGTACGGCGGGAAGGGTGGCGTCGGGAAGACGACCTGCTCGGCGGCGACGGCGCTAGCCAGCGCCGCGAGCGGGACGCCGACGCTCGTCGTCTCGACGGACCCAGCCCACTCGCTGTCCGACACCCTCCAGGCCGAGATCCCGCCGGAGCCGGCCCGCATCCGCGAGGACGTACCGCTGTACGCCGCCGAGATCGACCCCGATCAGGCCGTCGAAGAGGGGATGTTCGGCGCCGGGATGGCCGGCGGTGGTGCCGGCGGGAGCGGAGCGGACGGGAGCGGACCAGGTGGTGGTGGTGCAGGCGGTGGTGGAGAGGGCGGCGCCGGTGCCGGCGCGGCGGCTGGGAACCCGCTGGGTGGCCTGGGGCAGTTGGGTGACGCCGCCGGCGAGGGACCGATGGCGGGACTGCTCGACGGCTCGATGCCCGGTGCGGACGAGGCGGCCGCGATGCGGCAGCTGCTCGAACACCTCGACGACCCGCGGTTCGACCGCGTCGTCGTCGACACCGCACCGACCGGCCACACGCTGCGACTGCTCCAGCTCCCGGAACTGCTCGACTCGATGGTCGGGCGCGTGGTGAAGCTCCGCCAGCAGTTCTCCGGGATGATGGACGGCGTGAAGGGGATGTTCGGGATGGGCGACGACGAGGACGTCCCGGAGCCGGACTTGGACGAGTTGCGCGACCGGATCGAGCGGCTCCGTGCGACGCTGCGGGACCCCGACCAGACGGACTTCCGAGTCGTGATGGTGCCCGAGGAGATGAGCGTCGTCGAGTCTGAGCGGCTCGTCGAGCGGCTCGACGAGTTCGAGATCCCGGTGAACACGCTGGTCGTCAACCGGGTGATGGAGGACCCAGAGGACGTGGCCGGCTCGGAGACGACCGACGTGGGCTTGGACGAGGAGTGGGTCGTCACGCCGTCGCTGGACTCCTGTGAGTTCTGTCAGCGGCGGTGGGACGTGCAACGCGACGCGCTCCGGCGGGCCTCGGACCTCTACCGCGGTCGCGAGGTGAAACGCGTCCCGCTGTTGGCCGAGGAAGTCCGCGGCGAGGACGCGCTGGGTGTCGTCGCCGCCTGTCTGGCGTGA
- a CDS encoding winged helix-turn-helix transcriptional regulator, with translation MSREVDDEKRTTLRRFAALGAASPLAAAEVDAEESADGREARSDVRDAIRGYLGRTPGAHFSKLRDDLRLGTGETQHHLRRLESDGAVVSRRDGDYRRFYPADRFSAFEQTALGYLRRETARGILLTLLRETDPTGADVARTLDVSRATVSKYTSELEAAGLVDRSDGYAVRRPAVVVTLVVRYADSFGPDAVAFADEAPRLLSYDG, from the coding sequence GTGAGTCGAGAGGTCGACGACGAGAAGCGGACCACACTCCGTCGGTTCGCGGCGTTGGGGGCGGCGTCGCCGCTGGCCGCCGCGGAGGTCGACGCCGAAGAGTCGGCCGACGGGCGGGAGGCACGGTCGGACGTGCGCGACGCCATCCGCGGCTACCTCGGTCGGACACCCGGTGCACACTTCTCGAAACTGCGCGACGATCTCCGCCTGGGAACGGGCGAGACCCAACACCACCTCCGCCGGTTGGAGTCGGACGGTGCCGTCGTCTCCAGACGCGACGGCGACTACCGGCGGTTCTACCCGGCGGACCGGTTCTCCGCGTTCGAGCAGACGGCGTTGGGGTACCTCCGGCGCGAGACCGCTCGCGGCATCCTGCTGACACTGTTGCGGGAGACGGACCCGACGGGCGCGGACGTGGCGCGGACACTGGACGTGTCGCGTGCTACGGTGAGCAAGTACACCTCCGAGTTGGAAGCCGCCGGGCTCGTCGACCGGTCGGACGGGTACGCCGTCCGTCGCCCCGCGGTCGTCGTCACGCTCGTCGTCCGGTACGCGGACTCGTTCGGGCCCGACGCGGTCGCCTTCG
- a CDS encoding CinA family protein: MDQFASEPPVERRVGEALREADETLAVAESCTGGLVGSLVTDVPGSSDYFDRSLVTYSYDAKRAELAVPRETLDEHGAVSAHVARAMARAVRDTADTDWGVATTGVAGPGGGTEATPVGTVFVGVAHAAPWGTLESGCAVTRHEFDGDRRAVKEQIARCALSELEAAVAERQEV; this comes from the coding sequence ATGGATCAGTTCGCGTCCGAGCCGCCGGTCGAACGGCGGGTCGGCGAGGCGTTGCGGGAGGCAGACGAGACGCTCGCCGTCGCGGAGTCGTGTACCGGCGGGTTGGTCGGGTCGCTGGTGACGGACGTGCCCGGCTCCAGCGACTACTTCGACCGCTCGCTGGTCACCTACTCCTACGACGCCAAGCGCGCGGAGTTGGCCGTCCCGCGGGAGACACTGGACGAGCACGGTGCCGTCTCGGCGCACGTCGCACGGGCGATGGCACGAGCGGTGCGCGACACCGCCGACACGGACTGGGGGGTCGCGACGACGGGTGTCGCGGGGCCCGGCGGTGGGACGGAGGCGACACCCGTCGGGACCGTCTTCGTCGGCGTCGCCCACGCCGCTCCGTGGGGGACCCTCGAGTCCGGCTGTGCGGTGACGCGCCACGAGTTCGACGGGGATCGCCGTGCGGTCAAAGAACAGATCGCCCGGTGTGCGCTCTCGGAGTTGGAGGCGGCCGTCGCCGAACGCCAGGAGGTGTGA
- a CDS encoding pyridoxal phosphate-dependent aminotransferase: MQYDRPQFQHVLSYAADADHDVVDTVSGNPDWDPPESLRTGLAEYAEEPTEQFQYPPSEGLDELRTEIATRRGVDRERVVVTNGAGEANYLALAAALDAADGDEVVLTDPVYPYYPAKAKLLDATPRSVPTAPDGSLVVERFAEVIGPETAVVVLNTPNNPTGAVYDPDTVAAVAELAADADATLVVDEVYHHFDYSGRFESALTMAEVRETVAVTCSFSKSLAITGFRVGYTVLPERLVDHATTRHMLVNVTASRPAQAAVLRALRETGPAYYEQTRATLRERVATFCDALDAAGFAYTDPDGAFYVLAKVDGLPGTMANTERLIDEAGVAPMPGATFGEAYADWFRFALVTPRVETAAERLREWADARDAV; the protein is encoded by the coding sequence GTGCAGTACGACCGGCCACAGTTCCAGCACGTGCTGTCGTACGCCGCCGACGCCGACCACGACGTGGTCGACACCGTCTCGGGGAACCCCGACTGGGACCCGCCAGAGTCGCTCCGGACGGGGTTGGCCGAGTACGCCGAAGAACCCACCGAGCAGTTCCAGTACCCGCCCAGCGAGGGCCTCGACGAACTCCGGACGGAGATCGCGACCCGACGCGGCGTCGACCGCGAGCGCGTCGTCGTCACCAACGGGGCCGGCGAGGCGAACTACCTCGCGTTGGCGGCGGCTCTCGACGCCGCCGACGGGGACGAGGTGGTACTCACCGATCCGGTGTACCCGTACTACCCCGCGAAGGCGAAACTGCTCGACGCGACGCCGCGATCCGTCCCGACCGCCCCCGACGGCTCGCTCGTCGTCGAGCGGTTCGCGGAGGTGATCGGCCCGGAGACGGCCGTCGTCGTCCTCAACACCCCGAACAACCCGACCGGGGCGGTGTACGACCCCGACACCGTCGCGGCCGTCGCCGAACTGGCGGCCGACGCCGACGCGACGCTCGTCGTCGACGAGGTGTACCACCACTTCGACTACTCGGGCCGGTTCGAGAGTGCGCTGACGATGGCGGAGGTCCGCGAGACGGTCGCCGTCACCTGTTCGTTCTCGAAGTCGCTCGCGATCACCGGCTTCCGCGTCGGCTACACGGTGTTGCCCGAGCGATTGGTCGACCACGCGACCACGCGACACATGCTCGTCAACGTCACCGCCTCGCGTCCGGCGCAGGCCGCCGTCCTGCGTGCGCTGCGCGAGACTGGGCCGGCGTACTACGAGCAGACACGGGCGACGCTCCGCGAGCGGGTCGCGACGTTCTGTGACGCCCTCGACGCGGCCGGGTTCGCGTACACCGACCCGGACGGTGCCTTCTACGTGCTGGCGAAGGTGGACGGGCTCCCGGGGACGATGGCGAACACCGAGCGGCTGATCGACGAGGCCGGCGTCGCGCCGATGCCAGGCGCGACGTTCGGCGAGGCGTACGCGGACTGGTTCCGGTTCGCGCTCGTCACGCCACGCGTGGAGACCGCGGCCGAACGACTCCGGGAGTGGGCCGACGCCCGCGACGCGGTGTAG
- a CDS encoding MFS transporter — protein sequence MNDADAAGDGPGRGQFWALYLARFSAGFGLVTLITLLPKYANALDAGGTTIGLFYTGFTVAQTLAVVPLAWAGDRGDKRTVLLGCLGLGVVVYAVFPLVGSTTALIGVRALQGVVATGMGLMTLSLVGELATTETRANHIGKANASRFLASILGGLSAGGLYDYFGGFEEVFALITALFVVTLIAVAAVLAHDETTIPGFPFRDLAVNRRIVTLTSFRAQYAVAVTLVRSWVPIFAGLVAAKGGLGYPAFAVSVVVVSEKFTNMLAQPYTGRLSDRFGRSLFVFAGGGAYGLVALLVPFTPVVGRALSLPGAFPVLGDVSAAFLPLVGCNLLLGVADSFREPASMALFADEGSDGEGVASSFGIRELVWRPGSVVAPVAGGWLMDSLGMDLVFYLGGVAAVSGAVTFVVVLRHFHGAGALREW from the coding sequence GTGAACGACGCGGACGCGGCCGGGGACGGACCGGGACGAGGCCAGTTCTGGGCGCTGTACCTCGCGCGGTTCTCCGCCGGCTTCGGGTTGGTGACGCTGATCACGCTGTTACCCAAGTACGCCAACGCGCTCGACGCCGGTGGGACCACCATCGGTCTCTTCTACACCGGGTTCACCGTCGCACAGACGCTCGCCGTCGTCCCGCTGGCGTGGGCCGGCGACCGCGGGGACAAGCGGACCGTCCTCCTGGGGTGTCTCGGGCTCGGGGTCGTCGTGTACGCGGTCTTCCCGCTCGTCGGCTCGACGACGGCGCTGATCGGCGTCCGGGCGCTACAGGGCGTGGTCGCCACCGGGATGGGGCTGATGACGCTGTCGCTGGTCGGCGAACTCGCGACGACGGAGACGCGCGCGAACCACATCGGGAAGGCGAACGCCTCGCGGTTCCTCGCGTCGATCCTCGGCGGCCTCTCGGCCGGGGGGCTGTACGACTACTTCGGCGGCTTCGAGGAGGTGTTCGCGCTCATCACGGCGCTGTTCGTCGTGACACTGATCGCCGTCGCGGCGGTGTTGGCCCACGACGAGACGACGATCCCGGGGTTCCCGTTCCGAGACCTCGCGGTCAACCGCCGGATCGTCACCCTCACCAGTTTCCGTGCGCAGTACGCCGTCGCCGTCACGCTCGTCCGCTCGTGGGTGCCCATCTTCGCCGGGCTCGTCGCCGCGAAGGGTGGGCTCGGCTACCCCGCGTTCGCGGTCTCCGTCGTCGTCGTCTCCGAGAAGTTCACCAACATGCTCGCACAGCCGTACACCGGGCGGCTCTCCGACCGGTTCGGCCGGTCGTTGTTCGTCTTCGCCGGCGGCGGCGCCTACGGGCTGGTCGCGCTCCTCGTCCCGTTCACGCCGGTCGTCGGCCGCGCACTGTCGCTCCCGGGGGCGTTCCCGGTCCTCGGAGACGTGTCGGCGGCGTTCCTCCCGCTGGTCGGCTGTAACCTCCTGTTGGGCGTCGCCGACAGCTTCCGCGAACCCGCGAGTATGGCGCTGTTCGCGGACGAGGGGTCGGACGGCGAGGGTGTCGCCTCCAGCTTCGGGATCAGAGAACTCGTCTGGCGACCCGGCTCCGTCGTCGCGCCCGTCGCCGGCGGGTGGCTGATGGACTCGCTGGGGATGGACCTGGTGTTCTACCTCGGTGGCGTCGCCGCCGTCTCGGGTGCAGTGACGTTCGTCGTCGTCCTCCGACACTTCCACGGCGCTGGTGCGCTGCGGGAGTGGTGA